Proteins from a single region of Mustela erminea isolate mMusErm1 chromosome X, mMusErm1.Pri, whole genome shotgun sequence:
- the PAGE4 gene encoding P antigen family member 4 isoform X2 encodes MSVRNMSARVRSKSRGKGDGKKSSKLDEPGVAKQPGKKTPQKKEPPTEDPDIEPGQEREEGACGVQEPELEAESQEKEKGLEKTGGESGDGPDVKGKTTPDLAFAKVQEAGDGQS; translated from the exons ATGTCAG TGAGAAATATGAGTGCTCGAGTAAGATCAAAATCTAGAGGAAagggagatggaaaaaaatcttctaagCTGGATGAACCTGGAGTT GCTAAGCAACCAGgtaaaaaaacacctcaaaaaaaGGAACCACCTACTGAGGATCCAGATATTGAGCCTggacaagagagagaagaaggagcaTGTGGGGTTCAAG AACCTGAACTGGAAGCTGAaagccaggaaaaggaaaagggtcTGGAAAAGACTGGAGGTGAGAGTGGAGATGGCCCTGATGTGAAAGGGAAGACTACACCTGATCTAGCATTTGCTAAAGTTCAAGAAGCAG GTGATGGACAGTCGTaa
- the PAGE4 gene encoding P antigen family member 4 isoform X1 gives MSARVRSKSRGKGDGKKSSKLDEPGVAKQPGKKTPQKKEPPTEDPDIEPGQEREEGACGVQEPELEAESQEKEKGLEKTGGESGDGPDVKGKTTPDLAFAKVQEAGDGQS, from the exons ATGAGTGCTCGAGTAAGATCAAAATCTAGAGGAAagggagatggaaaaaaatcttctaagCTGGATGAACCTGGAGTT GCTAAGCAACCAGgtaaaaaaacacctcaaaaaaaGGAACCACCTACTGAGGATCCAGATATTGAGCCTggacaagagagagaagaaggagcaTGTGGGGTTCAAG AACCTGAACTGGAAGCTGAaagccaggaaaaggaaaagggtcTGGAAAAGACTGGAGGTGAGAGTGGAGATGGCCCTGATGTGAAAGGGAAGACTACACCTGATCTAGCATTTGCTAAAGTTCAAGAAGCAG GTGATGGACAGTCGTaa